A single window of Gossypium hirsutum isolate 1008001.06 chromosome A10, Gossypium_hirsutum_v2.1, whole genome shotgun sequence DNA harbors:
- the LOC121208206 gene encoding uncharacterized protein, giving the protein MHGRKAYELVKEFADGEKGHLKIFNNELFERVIEECNEHHNALQSLIRKMQEEGLEVQTARNAEHYGALIHHLSLIRNKRCLMAYVILRVGFLVMNLVDSTFLILISS; this is encoded by the exons ATGCACGGAAGAAAGGCGTACGAGCTGGTGAAAGAGTTTGCCGATGGTGAAAAAGGGCATCTCAAGATTTTCAAT AATGAGCTGTTTGAACGAGTGATTGAAGAGTGCAATGAACATCATAATGCACTTCAGTCATTGATAAG GAAAATGCAAGAGGAGGGACTGGAAGTCCAAACGGCTAGAAATGCAGAACACTATGGAGCACTCATTCACCACCTCTCTCTAATTCGCAACAAGCGTTGCCTAATGGCATATGT GATCTTGCGGGTCGGATTCTTGGTGATGAATTTGGtggattccactttcttgattttgatttcttcttga